Proteins encoded in a region of the Oncorhynchus gorbuscha isolate QuinsamMale2020 ecotype Even-year linkage group LG16, OgorEven_v1.0, whole genome shotgun sequence genome:
- the LOC123999879 gene encoding endothelial cell-selective adhesion molecule-like gives MEMYTSRKLCILLSFTFFLFFTGVLAQIQMPQRTMEVIEGQKVVLQAWYSPSSITGKNTVLWNFVANNTQLIISYTPDSISFGSPQFGERVGFTATMPSANLSLYINNTQESDSGRYLCQVIIPGAQGLTGELSLNVNVPPAVPECSLSGKPVLKGNVTLSCKSKSGKPIPMYKWKKTSPPSEVFFSPMLNEKTGTLKLSNLSSSMSGKYVCTASNTAGNDSCYINLEVITSTNAGMIAGATVGSVLVFIFIILFLIYLLRRKRDYEEDRANDIKEDAQAPKRISWAKSTGSGSDVVSKNGTLSSITTTANRPHQREPSSQHHHNHHLQHYPQRPPSDTASIITATGSVSGYRAGPRHGSSTKGHAVPDYGYNVATPLPRGQPANSAASSANGSPMPRTKHPQSYTQPQAAPASPRPPPLPTIVTASNISRMGGVPIMVPAQNQAGSLV, from the exons GTGTGTTGGCCCAGATCCAGATGCCGCAGAGGACCATGGAAGTGATCGAGGGTCAGAAAGTGGTGCTGCAGGCCTGGTACAGCCCCAGCTCCATCACTGGCAAGAACACCGTTCTCTGGAACTTTGTGGCCAATAACACCCAACTG ATCATCTCGTACACCCCAGACTCGATCAGTTTTGGCAGCCCCCAGTTCGGGGAGCGTGTGGGCTTCACGGCCACCATGCCCTCGGCCAACCTGTCCCTGTACATCAACAACACGCAGGAGTCGGACTCAGGACGCTACCTCTGCCAGGTCATCATCCCCGGGGCCCAGGGCCTGACTGGAGAACTTAGCCTCAACGTCAATG TCCCTCCTGCTGTCCCAGAGTGTTCTCTGTCAGGGAAGCCAGTTCTGAAGGGTAACGTCACACTGAGCTGCAAGTCCAAGTCAGGAAAGCCCATCCCAATGTATAAGTGGAAGAAGACCAGCCCCCCGTCTGAGGTCTTCTTCTCGCCCATGCTCA ATGAAAAAACGGGCACGCTGAAGCTGAGCAACTTGAGCAGCAGCATGTCGGGGAAGTACGTTTGTACTGCCAGCAACACAGCTGGCAATGACAGCTGCTACATCAACCTGGAGGTCATTACCT CAACTAACGCAGGGATGATTGCTGGAGCCACGGTGGGCTCTGTGTTGGTCTTCATAttcatcatcctcttcctcatctacCTTCTGAGGCGAAAGAGAGACTATGAAGAGGACCGGGCCAACGACATCAA GGAGGACGCTCAGGCGCCCAAGCGCATCTCGTGGGCCAAGAGCACCGGCTCAGGATCGGACGTGGTCTCCAAGAACGGCACActctcctccatcaccaccactgcTAACAGGCCCCACCAGAGGGAGCCCTCGTCCcagcaccaccacaaccaccacctccaGCATTATCCCCAACGCCCTCCCTCTGACACAGCCTCCATCATCACAGCCACAGGCAGCGTCTCTGGCTACCGTGCTGGACCACGCCATGGATCCTCCACCAAAGGCCACGCCGTGCCGGACTATGGCTACAACGTGGCTACACCACTGCCCCGAGGTCAACCGGCTAATTCTGCAGCATCCAGTGCCAACGGTAGCCCCATGCCAAGAACCAAGCACCCACAGTCCTATACTCAGCCCCAGGCAGCACCTGCTTCCCCACGCCCACCACCTCTGCCCACCATTGTGACTGCGTCCAACATCTCCCGCATGGGAGGTGTGCCCATCATGGTGCCAGCTCAGAACCAGGCTGGTTCGCTGGTGTAA